Proteins from a genomic interval of Colias croceus chromosome 2, ilColCroc2.1:
- the LOC123704317 gene encoding FMRFamide receptor-like has product MNGTAPLECYTDLEVSDADKLFRFIVHGVLLNAIGAGGLLGNALSVLVLSRPQMRSSINCLLIGLAACDTVLIFTSILLFGLTAIYPYTGAMRYYYYHVCPHITPYAYPIANVAQTMSVYLTLIVTVERWVAVCHPFRAKSLCTSSRARWYVLGTATFAFIYNAPKFFEAEVVPEGAPELGEVIYCVQADMDFRTDTYVAVYIHWMYLVVMYIVPFSALAALNACIVLQVHRAQAERARLSRVQRRELGLATMLLVVVLVFFLCNLLPLVTNAFEVFLGEAFDHLDPLVKTSNLLVTINSSVNFVIYVIFGEKFKRIFLKMFCAGRLRRGRDSPEHTRDDSFASCGERVSLRLVRNGTLRRSDLRSARINRSRRAASPAPTVYYPAPTTPSTDVSIASLDGTTTTRWNGNSRLHF; this is encoded by the coding sequence ATGAACGGGACAGCGCCGCTCGAGTGCTACACGGACCTGGAGGTGTCGGACGCCGACAAGCTCTTTCGGTTCATCGTCCACGGCGTGCTGCTCAACGCCATCGGCGCGGGCGGACTGCTGGGCAACGCGCTCTCTGTGCTCGTGCTCTCCAGGCCGCAGATGCGCTCCTCCATCAACTGCCTACTCATCGGCCTCGCCGCCTGCGACACTGTGCTCATCTTCACGTCCATCCTGCTGTTCGGCCTCACGGCGATATACCCGTACACGGGCGCGATGCGCTACTACTACTACCACGTGTGTCCCCACATCACGCCGTACGCGTACCCCATAGCGAACGTCGCGCAGACGATGTCGGTCTACCTCACGCTGATAGTCACGGTGGAGCGGTGGGTGGCGGTGTGCCATCCTTTTCGCGCGAAATCTCTGTGCACTTCGTCGAGGGCGAGGTGGTACGTATTGGGGACTGCCACTTTTGCTTTTATATACAATGCCCCAAAATTTTTCGAAGCGGAGGTAGTGCCGGAAGGCGCCCCAGAACTCGGTGAGGTCATATACTGCGTGCAAGCGGACATGGACTTCCGAACGGATACTTACGTCGCGGTCTACATACACTGGATGTACCTGGTCGTGATGTACATCGTGCCGTTCTCAGCGCTGGCCGCGCTAAACGCGTGCATCGTGCTGCAAGTTCACCGGGCGCAAGCGGAGCGGGCGCGCTTGTCCCGCGTGCAGCGCCGCGAGCTCGGCCTGGCTACTATGCTGCTCGTGGTCGTGCTGGTCTTTTTCCTGTGCAACCTGTTGCCTCTAGTCACGAACGCCTTTGAGGTGTTTCTCGGTGAAGCGTTCGACCACTTGGATCCTCTCGTAAAGACGAGCAACCTGTTAGTCACGATAAACAGTAGTGTCAACTTCGTGATATACGTGATTTTCGGAGAAAAGTTCAAGAggatatttttgaaaatgttctGTGCGGGTCGATTGCGCCGCGGGCGGGACTCGCCCGAGCACACGAGGGACGACTCCTTCGCGTCGTGCGGCGAGCGGGTGTCGCTCAGACTGGTGCGGAACGGGACGCTGCGACGGTCGGACCTGAGGTCGGCGCGCATCAACCGCTCGCGGCGCGCTGCGTCGCCCGCGCCCACGGTGTACTACCCGGCGCCCACCACGCCCTCCACGGACGTGTCCATCGCGTCGCTCGACGGCACCACGACCACGCGGTGGAACGGCAACTCCCGCCTTCACTTCTGA